From one Sulfurimonas sp. HSL-3221 genomic stretch:
- a CDS encoding SulP family inorganic anion transporter encodes MFNLQNYRTDNIKNDVLSGLVVAVALVPEAIAFAFIAEVSPIVGLYTAFILGLITALIGGKPGMISGATGSVAVVLIGLTLEVSGLLRSQGLGGEELAWGVLQYVTLAALLTGAIQILFGVFKMGKFIRLVPQPAMYGFVNGLAIVIATAQFKFFEGEGVIMYALVAITMLIMFVLPRYTKAVPAGLVAIVALTLVAYLFGLQTGTVGDMANLSAFKGQLPSFHIPDFILDPSAILVVLPYAVIMALVGLIESLLTLAVLDEMSGTRGSGNQECIALGTGNMTCGLFGGMPGCAMIGQSIINYTSGGLGRLSGVTAAVGLMVLVASLTDVLNVIPIAVLVGIMFMVSIGTFEWSSFSHLKYMPRSDAFVMVAVTLITIVEDLAIAVISGVIISALVFAWKHARIYAKSQVEADGTKVYELDGPLFFGSTASFFDAFTIDRDPPRVVIDFQNARVMDASGVEAIDTITRKYEDANKQLTLRHLSEDCKKLLKAAGPHCTYEVTDPTYKVAVNL; translated from the coding sequence ATGTTCAACCTTCAGAACTACCGTACCGATAACATCAAGAACGACGTCCTCTCCGGGCTCGTCGTTGCCGTCGCCCTTGTGCCCGAAGCGATCGCCTTCGCCTTCATCGCCGAAGTCAGCCCCATTGTCGGTCTCTACACCGCCTTTATCCTCGGCCTTATCACGGCGCTGATCGGCGGCAAGCCCGGGATGATCAGCGGGGCGACCGGCTCCGTTGCCGTCGTCCTTATCGGCCTGACCCTGGAGGTCTCCGGATTGCTTCGTTCGCAGGGGCTCGGCGGGGAGGAACTCGCCTGGGGCGTCCTGCAGTACGTCACTCTCGCCGCCCTGCTGACCGGCGCGATCCAGATCCTTTTCGGCGTCTTCAAGATGGGTAAGTTCATCCGCCTCGTCCCCCAGCCGGCAATGTACGGCTTTGTCAACGGTCTAGCCATCGTCATCGCAACGGCGCAGTTCAAGTTCTTTGAGGGTGAAGGCGTCATCATGTACGCCCTCGTAGCGATCACGATGTTGATCATGTTCGTCCTGCCGCGCTACACCAAAGCAGTCCCGGCCGGCCTCGTCGCCATCGTTGCGCTCACCCTCGTCGCCTACCTTTTCGGCCTCCAGACCGGTACCGTCGGCGACATGGCGAACCTCTCCGCGTTCAAAGGTCAGCTGCCCTCTTTCCACATTCCGGACTTCATCCTCGACCCGAGCGCCATCCTCGTCGTCCTCCCCTATGCGGTCATCATGGCCCTTGTCGGCCTAATCGAGTCCCTGCTGACCCTGGCTGTCCTTGACGAGATGAGCGGCACCCGCGGCAGCGGCAACCAGGAGTGTATCGCGCTGGGAACCGGGAATATGACCTGCGGACTCTTCGGCGGGATGCCGGGGTGTGCGATGATCGGCCAGTCCATCATCAATTACACCTCCGGCGGCCTCGGACGGCTCTCCGGCGTTACTGCCGCCGTCGGCCTGATGGTCCTCGTCGCGTCGCTCACCGATGTGCTCAACGTCATCCCGATCGCCGTGCTGGTCGGGATCATGTTCATGGTCAGCATCGGCACCTTCGAATGGAGCAGTTTCAGCCACCTGAAATATATGCCGCGTTCCGACGCCTTCGTCATGGTCGCCGTGACACTCATTACGATCGTCGAGGACCTGGCCATTGCCGTCATCTCCGGTGTCATCATCTCCGCCCTTGTCTTTGCCTGGAAACATGCGCGCATCTATGCCAAAAGCCAGGTCGAAGCGGACGGCACGAAGGTGTATGAACTCGACGGTCCCCTCTTCTTCGGTTCGACGGCGAGCTTCTTCGACGCCTTTACGATCGACCGGGACCCCCCGCGCGTCGTGATCGACTTCCAAAACGCCCGGGTCATGGACGCTTCCGGCGTCGAAGCGATCGATACGATCACCCGCAAGTACGAAGATGCCAACAAGCAGCTCACGCTGCGGCACCTGAGCGAAGATTGTAAAAAACTTCTCAAAGCCGCCGGTCCCCACTGCACCTACGAGGTCACCGACCCCACCTACAAGGTCGCAGTCAACCTATGA
- a CDS encoding DUF2905 domain-containing protein, with protein MTAKWLIIAGTLLVVVGLLLHFLPGFFGWFGRLPGDIRIENEHSRIYIPITTMVVISIVLTLLVNLFRS; from the coding sequence ATGACGGCAAAATGGCTGATCATCGCCGGCACCCTGCTGGTCGTTGTCGGCCTTCTGCTGCACTTCCTACCGGGCTTTTTCGGATGGTTCGGCAGACTCCCCGGCGACATCCGTATCGAAAACGAACACTCCCGCATCTACATCCCCATTACCACGATGGTCGTTATCAGCATCGTACTGACACTGCTCGTCAATCTCTTTCGATCATAG
- a CDS encoding valine--tRNA ligase, with translation MSKKSYDPKAVESAFYPIWEERGYFEIDGNKAIQKADKNFAIMMPPPNVTGRLHIGHSLTFTLQDIIVRYKRMDGYKTLWQPGTDHAGIATQNVVEKQLLEEGTTKEELGREKFLERVWAWKEESGGIMVGQLRKMGVSPAWSRERFTMDEGLKSAVKEAFVNLYDKGLIVRGNYMVNWCTHDGALSDIEVEYEEHNGHFYHVRYPYADGNGHIVVATTRPETYFGDTAVMVHPDDERYKALIGKKLKLPLIDREIPIIADEHVDMEFGTGMVKVTPAHDPNDYEVGKRHDLEFITVFDEKGILNDFAGEFKGLERLEAREVIVKRLEEEGFVEKIEDHVHQVGHCYRCKNVVEPYISKQWFVRAETARGSIEKVNDGLVKFFPQHWINSYNAWMIDLRDWCISRQLWWGHRIPVFYCNDCGHEWATQQEEPEACPHCSSKNIVQDPDVLDTWFSSALWPFSTLGWGNGDPVMDKLFESDDLKNFYPNSLLITGFDILFFWVARMMLMGETFMGKLPFDHIYLHALVRDEHGQKMSKSKGNVIDPLDMVEKYSADALRFTLAVLAVQGRDIRLSEEKLELSRNFTNKLYNAAKFLQMNVETFDDLENITVTTDLGRYMQSRFNAAVVETRGFLDEYRFNDAATVLYRFLWNEFCDWGIELSKVSKESVPELGAIFKASMKLLHPFMPFMTEYLYHELSGTSLENGNSIMISRYPEAGERDMQIEAMFDVIMDAIVTVRRAKTLIDMGNQKIEEAYVKTDAVTSEAMDAYICRLGKVEKVGFVTEKMENAVSDVGEKVEVFIPTGSIDLAPIIDRLEKQNAKLEKEIAKLAGMLNNERFVANAPEEVVATNREALVDAQNKQRKILDQLESLQGA, from the coding sequence ATCGGCCACTCCCTCACCTTCACACTCCAGGACATTATCGTCCGCTATAAGCGGATGGACGGCTACAAGACCCTGTGGCAGCCGGGCACGGACCACGCGGGAATCGCGACGCAGAACGTCGTTGAGAAACAGCTGCTCGAAGAGGGAACGACCAAAGAAGAACTCGGCCGCGAGAAATTCCTGGAGCGCGTCTGGGCGTGGAAAGAGGAGTCCGGCGGGATCATGGTCGGCCAGCTGCGCAAGATGGGCGTCTCCCCCGCCTGGAGCCGCGAGCGCTTCACGATGGACGAAGGGCTCAAATCCGCCGTCAAAGAAGCCTTCGTCAACCTCTACGACAAAGGGCTGATCGTCCGCGGAAACTACATGGTCAACTGGTGTACCCACGACGGTGCCCTCTCCGACATCGAAGTCGAATACGAAGAGCACAACGGCCACTTCTACCACGTCCGCTACCCCTACGCGGACGGCAACGGCCACATCGTCGTCGCGACAACCCGTCCGGAGACCTACTTCGGCGATACCGCCGTCATGGTCCACCCCGACGACGAGCGCTACAAGGCCCTCATCGGTAAAAAGCTCAAACTCCCGCTCATCGACCGCGAGATCCCCATCATCGCCGACGAGCACGTCGACATGGAGTTCGGAACGGGGATGGTCAAGGTTACCCCGGCGCATGATCCGAACGACTACGAGGTCGGCAAGCGCCATGACCTCGAATTCATCACCGTCTTTGACGAGAAGGGTATCCTCAACGACTTCGCCGGCGAGTTCAAAGGGCTCGAACGCCTTGAAGCGCGCGAAGTCATCGTCAAGCGCCTCGAAGAGGAAGGCTTCGTCGAGAAGATCGAGGATCACGTTCACCAGGTCGGCCACTGTTACCGCTGTAAGAACGTCGTCGAGCCCTACATCTCCAAGCAGTGGTTCGTCCGCGCCGAAACGGCCCGCGGCAGCATCGAGAAAGTCAACGACGGCCTCGTCAAGTTCTTCCCGCAGCACTGGATCAACAGCTACAACGCCTGGATGATCGACCTGCGCGACTGGTGTATTTCCCGCCAGCTCTGGTGGGGCCACCGCATCCCGGTCTTCTACTGCAACGACTGCGGCCACGAATGGGCGACGCAGCAGGAGGAACCGGAAGCCTGTCCGCATTGCTCTTCCAAGAACATCGTCCAGGACCCCGACGTCCTCGACACCTGGTTCTCCTCGGCGCTCTGGCCCTTCTCGACCCTGGGCTGGGGCAACGGCGACCCGGTCATGGACAAGCTGTTCGAGAGCGACGATCTCAAGAACTTCTACCCCAACAGCCTGCTGATCACCGGATTCGACATTCTCTTCTTCTGGGTCGCACGGATGATGCTGATGGGCGAGACCTTCATGGGCAAACTCCCGTTCGACCACATTTACCTGCACGCGCTGGTACGCGACGAACACGGCCAGAAGATGTCCAAGTCCAAAGGCAACGTCATCGACCCGCTCGACATGGTCGAGAAATACAGCGCCGACGCCCTGCGCTTTACCCTCGCCGTCCTCGCCGTCCAGGGGCGCGACATCCGCCTCAGCGAAGAGAAGCTGGAACTGAGCCGCAACTTCACCAACAAGCTCTACAACGCGGCGAAGTTCCTCCAGATGAACGTCGAAACCTTCGACGACCTGGAGAACATCACGGTCACAACCGACCTCGGCCGCTATATGCAGAGCCGCTTCAACGCCGCCGTCGTTGAAACCCGCGGCTTCCTCGACGAGTACCGCTTCAACGATGCGGCCACGGTCCTCTACCGCTTCTTGTGGAACGAGTTCTGTGACTGGGGCATCGAGCTCTCCAAGGTCAGCAAGGAGAGCGTGCCGGAACTGGGCGCCATCTTCAAAGCGTCCATGAAGCTGCTGCACCCGTTCATGCCGTTCATGACCGAGTACCTCTACCACGAGCTCTCCGGCACGTCGCTTGAAAACGGCAACTCCATCATGATCAGCCGCTACCCGGAAGCGGGTGAACGCGATATGCAAATCGAAGCGATGTTCGACGTCATCATGGATGCCATCGTCACCGTCCGCCGCGCAAAGACCCTCATCGACATGGGCAACCAGAAGATCGAGGAGGCTTACGTCAAGACGGATGCCGTTACATCCGAAGCGATGGATGCCTACATCTGCCGCCTCGGCAAGGTCGAAAAGGTCGGCTTCGTCACCGAGAAGATGGAAAATGCCGTCAGCGACGTCGGGGAGAAGGTCGAGGTCTTCATCCCGACCGGCTCCATCGACCTCGCGCCGATCATCGACCGGCTGGAGAAGCAGAACGCGAAGCTGGAAAAAGAGATCGCTAAACTGGCGGGGATGCTCAATAACGAGCGCTTCGTCGCCAACGCGCCCGAAGAGGTCGTCGCCACCAACCGCGAAGCCCTCGTTGACGCCCAGAACAAACAGCGCAAGATCCTCGACCAGCTCGAGAGCCTGCAGGGAGCCTGA